The Acinonyx jubatus isolate Ajub_Pintada_27869175 chromosome E3, VMU_Ajub_asm_v1.0, whole genome shotgun sequence genome has a window encoding:
- the FOXL3 gene encoding forkhead box L3 isoform X1: MAIQQSPSGRVTLSGIYDFITRKFPYYRANQRAWQNSIRHNLSLNSCFVKVPRTEGHEKGKGNYWTLAAGCESLLDLFENGNYRRRRRRRGPKREGAGQARAGGAEGPQGPPEPAPGPPPAPASPAALGKEEHRGIKFSIDYILSAPGPFPGLKGPYGQQEGRTPRLEAQPMNLHLWTI, from the exons ATGGCCATCCAGCAGAGCCCCTCGGGCAGGGTGACCCTGTCCGGCATCTACGACTTCATCACGCGCAAGTTCCCCTACTACCGAGCCAACCAGCGCGCCTGGCAGAACTCCATCCGCCACAACCTGTCCCTCAACAGCTGCTTCGTGAAG GTGCCTCGGACGGAGGGCCACGAGAAGGGCAAGGGTAACTACTGGACGTTGGCGGCCGGCTGCGAGTCGCTGCTGGACCTCTTCGAGAACGGCAACTATCGCAGGCGGCGCCGGCGCCGCGGCCCCAAGcgcgagggggcggggcaggcgcGTGCGGGGGGCGCGGAGGGGCCGCAGGGGCCCCCTGAGCCAGCCCCaggcccgccccccgcccctgccagcccggctgccctggggaaggaggagcacAGGGGCATCAAGTTCAGCATTGACTACATCCTGTCCGCGCCGGGCCCTTTCCCGGGGCTCAAGGGTCCCTACGGCCAGCAGGAGGGCAGAACCCCCCGGCTGGAGGCCCAGCCAATGAACCTCCACCTGTGGACGATATGA
- the FOXL3 gene encoding forkhead box L3 isoform X2 — protein MFDSSQYPYNCFNYDADDYPVGSSDEQKRLTRPAYSYIALIAMAIQQSPSGRVTLSGIYDFITRKFPYYRANQRAWQNSIRHNLSLNSCFVKVPRTEGHEKGKGNYWTLAAGCESLLDLFENGNYRRRRRRRGPKREGAGQARAGGAEGPQGPPEPAPGPPPAPASPAALGKEEHRGIKFSIDYILSAPGPFPGLKGPYGQQEGRTPRLEAQPMNLHLWTI, from the exons ATGTTTGACAGCTCGCAGTATCCCTACAATTGTTTCAATTATGACGCCGACGACTACCCGGTGGGCAGCTCCGACGAGCAGAAGCGGCTCACGAGGCCCGCGTACAG CTACATCGCGCTGATCGCCATGGCCATCCAGCAGAGCCCCTCGGGCAGGGTGACCCTGTCCGGCATCTACGACTTCATCACGCGCAAGTTCCCCTACTACCGAGCCAACCAGCGCGCCTGGCAGAACTCCATCCGCCACAACCTGTCCCTCAACAGCTGCTTCGTGAAG GTGCCTCGGACGGAGGGCCACGAGAAGGGCAAGGGTAACTACTGGACGTTGGCGGCCGGCTGCGAGTCGCTGCTGGACCTCTTCGAGAACGGCAACTATCGCAGGCGGCGCCGGCGCCGCGGCCCCAAGcgcgagggggcggggcaggcgcGTGCGGGGGGCGCGGAGGGGCCGCAGGGGCCCCCTGAGCCAGCCCCaggcccgccccccgcccctgccagcccggctgccctggggaaggaggagcacAGGGGCATCAAGTTCAGCATTGACTACATCCTGTCCGCGCCGGGCCCTTTCCCGGGGCTCAAGGGTCCCTACGGCCAGCAGGAGGGCAGAACCCCCCGGCTGGAGGCCCAGCCAATGAACCTCCACCTGTGGACGATATGA